Proteins encoded within one genomic window of Deltaproteobacteria bacterium:
- a CDS encoding N-acetylmuramoyl-L-alanine amidase, which produces MATVDETKSRLMRGVVQANMEVLQGVKLRRIDRRRRFVLPWLFASLALASGTYFIRPGAWDAAHRAASANSDHALTNPMTAPIPALNIDQTPESAASLDNPRPIDRGAIPLSVRRIVIDPGHGGEPGALSESGVTEKEITLDIALRLRRLMAQEPFEVFLTRQTDRLVPLDKRVAFANENKADLFVSIHVNWMEPRTIRALETYYVGPSDDPATLKLAGRENKDSGYSLSDYKKILEKIYVDARHDESRVLAKTIQTQLYHTLKPANPAVENRGVKSAPFVVLIGTQMPAILAEIACLSNDDEALLLTKEAYRENIALALFQGIRAYARNLNGPGKKGN; this is translated from the coding sequence ATGGCGACGGTCGACGAAACCAAGTCACGGCTTATGCGCGGCGTGGTGCAGGCCAACATGGAGGTCCTGCAAGGCGTCAAGCTACGCCGAATTGACCGGCGCCGCCGTTTCGTCCTGCCCTGGCTTTTCGCTAGTTTGGCGTTGGCCAGTGGAACCTATTTCATCCGGCCGGGCGCTTGGGACGCGGCCCACCGCGCGGCGAGCGCCAACAGCGATCACGCCCTGACGAATCCAATGACTGCGCCCATCCCGGCGCTGAACATCGACCAGACGCCGGAGTCGGCAGCTTCCCTCGACAATCCGCGCCCCATCGACCGCGGCGCGATTCCGCTATCGGTGCGAAGAATCGTTATCGATCCCGGTCACGGCGGCGAGCCCGGCGCGTTGTCGGAATCCGGCGTGACGGAAAAAGAGATTACTTTGGATATCGCTCTTCGTTTGCGCCGGCTGATGGCGCAGGAGCCGTTTGAAGTGTTCTTAACCCGCCAAACCGACCGTCTCGTGCCCCTCGACAAACGGGTCGCCTTCGCCAACGAAAACAAAGCCGACCTGTTCGTGTCGATTCACGTCAACTGGATGGAGCCGCGCACCATTCGCGCCTTGGAAACCTATTATGTCGGCCCCAGCGACGATCCCGCCACGCTCAAACTCGCCGGGCGGGAGAATAAAGATTCCGGCTATTCCTTGTCGGACTATAAAAAAATTCTCGAAAAGATTTACGTCGACGCGCGCCACGACGAATCGCGAGTGCTGGCCAAAACCATTCAAACCCAGCTCTATCACACGCTCAAGCCGGCCAATCCGGCGGTGGAAAATCGCGGCGTCAAAAGCGCACCCTTCGTGGTTTTGATCGGCACCCAGATGCCGGCGATCCTGGCGGAGATCGCCTGTCTTTCGAACGACGATGAAGCGCTGTTATTGACAAAAGAGGCGTATCGCGAAAATATCGCGTTGGCATTGTTTCAAGGGATTCGTGCCTACGCGCGCAACCTCAACGGCCCCGGCAAGAAAGGTAATTGA